The DNA region CAGCTAGGAGCTGGCCTGGCACTCACAGCTAGGCCTTGGTGTTCTCCTGTTCAGCACAAACAGTTTCACAGAACATCGTCAGACAAGGCCATGCTGTGACTGAGACGAATCAAGACAAGACCATGCCATGATGCCTTCCAAACACAGACAAAACGTGAACACTGTCCAAGCCACGAAAATGGCCAGACACCCCCGAGTCGTGGCTAATTTGAGTGCCTGCTGCTGCTTTACCAATTACACCTGGAGCCTTgctttgtccctccctccttctagGTGAGATGTATTAAGACAGCCAGCCACGTAATTGCCCCTGCTTCCTGGCAGCGTCCATCCACAGCAAAACCCCTTTCTTGAACCCTTCCCCAGATCACCTACCACAAGCCTAAATCCTGTAATAAGTCCTTTCTTATTACTGAGATGCCCCACGGTATGTGTGTGCTTCCTCAGCGCAGTGAGCAATAAGCCCAACTTGGTCAACTCCAGGTGTGTTCCTGGTGGTCTCCGGCTGGAGAGCATTGACACTGTGGCTTTCATCGTTATAaacacttaacctctctctgcctcggTTCCCTCATGTGAAAGTGATAATTACCAATTTCACAGAGTCTGTTAGGAGGACGgaatgagataacaaatgttaaaCTCTTAGAATGCacctagcacataataagcattcaGTAGAAGCTGCTGCTATTATCCTAGGTCAAATTGGCTACCTTCATTAACATTAAGCTTTCCCCTTTTCTGCCACTAATCCCCATACCAGCCAGCCCCGTGAGGTGAATAGTGGCAAGCCCTTTTgacagattgggaaactgaggcccaagtcACACTGAGAGTCTGGGGCAGAGTTGGGACTGGGGCTCTCTGCCCTTTCCCAGccacctctcccaccccaagCCTCTCTGGATGCCACTCTGTGCTTCTGAACTGCATCCCATTCATGCTTATGTGGATAGAGCAGGATGGGTACGTCTGAGGGTAAtaagggtaggggtggggagtaGCAGGTCCTGGGAGGGCAGCTCCGGGACCATTAACAGCTCCTTCCCAACAGGCAAATCCCTGCAACGCCCTGGACACTGAAATTCTATAGAAATCCTTTCAGCATCACAGCTCCTGCACCCCACCCATCTCTGATCAGCACTACTCACAGATGTCACCTCCCGGACTTTGGGGACGTCTCTCCTTGGACGAATCCTGCTGCTCCATGGCCTCTTTGGGGTGCCGGTCCTCCATGGTGACTGAGACCCCTCTGGTCAAGAGAGGAGCACGCATGACAGAACAGTAAATCAAGTGAAGTCGCTTATCTACAGCGAGTCTTAGAGGGCCCGCCAATCCTATGACCTTTGACAGGCTTGGCTTTGCCAGCCTTTGGCCGACCCCCCACGAGATAACATCTCCTTGAATTCTAACCTGATAGAGCAGCTCGCTAGAGAAGATTCAATCCTCCCAGAAGAGTCAACTCCCCGGGTTTGTGACTCCCCTTAGAGCCTTCTCACTTGCGTGAGACCTCTGACCTATGCCTCCTACATCAAACTAACTCCCTGAACTCAGAGCGCGGGACCCTTGATCTTTGACACCAGCCTCATCCCCTTCTCTCCCACCTGTCTTGAGGCAGGTAGTGGTACCCACGCTTTAGCCTGCCTCCTTCCGGGAGACATCTTTCTCTGACATCCCGAAACTCTTATTGCACCTAGAGCCCCCGCTTCCCACGCGCGCTTTCAGCCGCTGTGACCCGCTGCCCCAAGCACTGCCCTCGGCTCCCTCCCGAGGCCGGTAGCTCAGGCCTCTGCTTTTCTCCAGACAGCAGAGGGCTGCCTTTCGTTGCGCCTGTCAGTTGCTCGTCACAGCGCCGTCACCCGAAGGGAAGCGGGGTAGGGCCCACCGAGTCTCAAAGTCCCGGTGGTTTCCACGGCCTTTCGCCTGATAAGCCTTTCGAAGCCCAGATCTCGGGTTGCCAAACGACTGCAGTGATTCAGTCGCGCCAACCCGGTCCTCAAAATAATGGGAGTGGTCCTTCTCTGCACTGGGGTGCGTAATGATGACGTTGCAAGCCTCCCTTGCCGTACAGACCTAAGCTTAGTGCGCAAGTGTGTTAGGCGCTCCTGGCGCGCACGCGCTTTGGCTCCCTCATTGTTCAAGGTTCGGCGACCGTGGAGGAGCGAGCGCCCTTCGGCCGCTCTGCGCAGGCGCTGCAAAGGGCCCTGTCCCCGAGGTTACGCTTTCAAGACACACCCCCTCCTAAAAGGAATGACGTCAGGTTAGAGCCCCGGGAAAGGGTCTGGACATCCCCAAATCCCGGCGCTTTAGCCTCATGGGCCTCCGTCctcggaccccagaggcggggcTTCTCAGCGGCTGACCGACTGCTACCAACTGCGCTGTCCCGTGTGCCGGCTGTTTGCTCGGTCGGTGATTTGGAAGGGAGGAGTGAGGGGTAAAAACATCTGTGtccctgagggaggagggggctagAGGGCGATTTCTGAGTTTTTGAAGCGTAAAGGGAAACGCATCCAGAAAGAGGGCGGACAGGACTCCCAGGTCCCTGGGGAATAGGGCCTGGGCGCCAGATTTCTAGGTGCCTGGGAGTGATACCCGAGAACGAAAGAAGTGGACAGGGTAAAAGGCTGAAGTCTGAGACCAGAGTGGGGAAGCTAGGAAAGAAAAAGGTTGGGTGCTCCGTGACCTGGGTCTTCCTCTCCCCGCTTTCCAGCCATGCCTCCGCCGCGGGGTGACGTGACCGTCTTATTCCTGGGGCCTCCGGGCTCGGGAAAGTCTGCTCTGATCGCAGCGCTGTGCGACAAGGATGTGGAGACGGTAGAGATCCCCGACGGACGGCCGGATTccgggctccccagcctgagagctGCAGGCCCAGGCCTCTTCCTGGGCGAGCTGAGCTGCCCACCCGCAGCGCCGGGGCCGTGGGCGGCGGAAGCCAACATGCTGGTATTGGTGCTGCCCGGCCCCGAGGGGAATGAGGAACCCTTGGCCCCAGCGCTGGGGGAGGCAGCGCGGGCCGCCCTGGCCCGAGGGACCCCGCTGCTGGCTGTGCGGAACCTCCGTCCCGAGGAGTCACAGCATGTAGCCCAGGCCCGGGATCACACCGCAGCCCGGCTGGACAGCGCCGGGTTGGGCGCCGCGGCTCTCTTTGTGCTACAAACCGACTGCCGCAGCAGCGACGGCTGCGAGGAGCTAGAGCGCCTGCGGGCGGCGCTGCGGAGCCAGGCGGAGGCACTGCAGAGGTGAGCGGGGCGTTTCAGGGTGGGTTGAAGAGGACTGGTGCTTTATTTAGTCTGTACCTCCCACCCCTAAGGTGCTCTTTGAGGTCTGCGAGACCCCGCCCTCAGCGAGTTTGGGGCCAACCTTAACGGGGTATCTGCTGGAAGCCCTGCTCCCTCGTCCAAATCCCGACCCTCAGCGCAGGTTTTGAGGTCCACGAGGTTCCACCTCAAACTAGCGCTGTGTGCTTGACCCTTTTCTATCATCTAGGCCAAAGGTCAGCTAGAAGTCCGGACCTGTCATCCAGGTTCCGCCTCCTGCGAGCGCTCTGAGGTCTTGAGCCCCCGCTCCCTCGCGAGAATTCTAGGAGGGGCCGGGACCTAGCGCCCAAACACTGCCCCCAGGCCAAAGTGTGAACGAGGGCTCACTCTCTCCAGGCAAGCTGGTGATCCCCGCGAAGCTTTTACCCGAAGACTCGACTCTCCAGTCTTCACCCTCCTGCCCACCATCTGCTTGGTTCTCAAGCGACCCCAGTCTCCGGAGAGCCACACCCTAAGCGAGCTTGGTCGTTTCGGGggccctcccccacttcctttctCTAATCCCCTCTCGTTTCTGTGTCCACTTGCTGGCTGCCTCCTGAAttttctcccccaaccccaagcGGCCTCCTTTTATAGACGTCAGAACGAGGCTCAGCGAGGGGCAGCCTCTCCCCCAGGCCCACCACTCGTCTTTCTTCCTTAGCCAACACGCCCTTGGTAAGAACTAGTAGATGAGGGTTCTCCCCTCACCTGTCTTTACAGCCCTCCTAACTCCTAGTCTCAGGAAAGAGCGCTCTTGGTGACCTCGCCCTTGTCGAATAGGGCTCGATTTTCGTTTAGTCCTCAATACAGTCGCCATTCTTTCTTTGCTCTAAACTCCACTCGCTATGAGTTTTGCCCCGCCCAGCAGGGCTTTTTCTTAATCCTGCAGGTCCCTCGGAAAGACCCGCTCCCGCAGAGTTGAACCCCGGGGAAGACTAAGCTGGGTCCCCGTTTTCGGCTCTGTTGGCAACCTGATTTCTGATTTCAGTCCAGCCGTCCCACCCCTTCTTTAAgcccctcccttttcttcatagCCTCTGATTCTGTGCCATTAGTCTGGCCCCTCCCTTTCCTGATTATTCGGAAAGCTCCGCCTTGTCATCATAGCCCAGTCCTGTCCCCCTAGCCCAGCTCGCCAGCATTTAGCCCCTCTTCTGCCCTTGACCCCAACCCTCCCTTTCCCCGCAGGCTCCTGCCACCGGCTCAGGATGGCTTCGAGGTGCTGGGCGCTGCAGAGTTGGAGGCTGTGCGCGAGGCCTTCGAGACGGGTGGCCTGGAGGCGGCGCTGTCATGGGTTCGGGCCGGCCTGGAGCGACTGGGCAGCGCGCGCCTGGACCTGGCCGTGGCCGGTAGGGCTGACGTGAGCTTTGTGCTGAACATGCTACTCGGGTTAGATCCTGACGACCCAGGTGCGGTGCCTGCTTCGGCGCCCGCGGAGCCCATGCCCTACCCGGCCCCAGAGCGCCCCAACGTGGTGCTCTGGACCGTGCCTCTCGGCTCCGCGGGCACTGCTGCCGCCCCCCACCCAACCCACTACGACGCTCTCATCCTCGTCACCCCTGGGCCCCCCACTGAGAAGGACTGGGCCCAAGTCCGGCCCTTGGTGCTACCAGATACGCCGCTGGTCTGCGTGCGAACAGACGGCGAGGGCGAGGATCCGGAGTCCCTGGACGAAGAGGAAAAGAGCGGCGAGAGCTTAGGGAACGCAGGCGGAGGGGGGTTTGAGAATGCACGCAGTGAGGGAAGGGAGAAACGTGGCCCTGGATCGCACAAAGCAGGCAGTGGGGAAGGTTCAGAGGACGCAGGCAGCGAGAGTTTGAAGCCGGTTGGCGTCGGCGTGAAGAAACCGGGCAGCGGGGACTCAGAGCGCGCGGCCGCACTGAGCCCAGAGGACGAGACGTGGGAGGTGCTGGAGGAGGCGCCGCCGCCGGTGTTCCCGCTGCGGCCTGGCGGCCTCCCGGGGCTGTGCGAGTGGCTACGGCGTGCGCTACCCCCGGCACAGGCGGGAGCGCTGCTGCTGGCTCTGCCACCCACGTCTCCCCGCGCGGCCCGGACCAAGGCTGCGGCGCTGCGGGCCGGGGCGTGGCGGCCAGCCCTGTTGGCTAgcctggcggcggcggcggccccggtaccggggctgggctgggcctgcgACGTGGCGCTCCTGCGAGGTCAGCTGGCCGAGTGGCGGCGGGCgctggggctcgaacccgcggCGCTGGCACGACGCGAGCGCGCGCTGGGCCTGGCGCCGGGGGAGCTGGCCGAGCGGACGCGCTTCCCGGGTCCGGTGACGCGCGCCGAAGTGGAGGCGAGGCTGGGCTCGTGGGCGGGCGAGGGCACCGCCGGGGGCGCGGCGCTGGGCGCGCTCTCCTTCCTGTGGCCGGCGGGCGGCGCGGCGGCCACAGGGGGCCTGGGCTACCGCGCGGCGCACGGCGTCCTGCTGCAGGCGCTCGACGAGATGCTGGCCGACGCCGAAGCAGTGCTGGCACCGCAGGTGCCCGCGCAGTGAGTGGGGTGTTGAGGACCGGGGCTTCCGGGGTGCCCCGTGTCCCGGCTGATCGGCTTGGTCAGGGGTTGAGGACTCCAAGTCGCCGTAAGAGGGAGAGGGCGTGGGGATCCAGACTCTGGCATGCTAGTATGGGATGTCTGGGCTTGTGAGATCACAgcggtggggggggaggggggaggggagcgggggcCGCCACTCAGAATCCCGGGTGCTTGAAGGCGATGAGGGTTCTGACTACCGGTTGGAATGTGACTCCTCATCACCAGGATTCCTGGGTCCTGAAGGGGAATAGAGTTCGGGGGACATGACTTCTGATTTCTCTGGGGGAGCAGAGGGTGTGACCCTCAGACTCCTAGACTCCTGAACTCCTGAAGGGAGTTGAGGGTTTGGGACTCCTCCAAGGGGGTGTATCTTGGTCTCCAAAGAGTAGAAACTGGATCTGTTAGGTGTCTAGTCTTccagggggagaggaggtggaagcCCTGCTTCCTGATGAAGGGGGTCTCCATCACACCGGGGACCCTAGCGTGGAGGCGGGGGTCTGGGTTCCCCGGGGAGCTGGAATCCTTGGGCTTCTGAGCCACAAAGGGATATAAGGTCTGGGTttctcgggggtggggggataggCCTGCATACAAAGGGGACTTTGAATTTTCACTGGGGGGAGGAAGGCTCTCTGGAGTCTCAGAACTCCTCGCTCCCAAGAGGGTTGTGGACCTTGATTCCTAATTCATGGGTGGTGGAAGGTCTCCATCTAGAGGAGGGAATAGGGGGCTGTGCGAGAGAGCTGGAGACCTTTGGTTCCTCTTGGGGAATAGAGGGGTCTCTAACAGTTGCTCCACCAGGGGCCTGGTGACCCAGATTTCTTTCCCAGTTGTTGTGGGGAGAATGGTACCACAAAAATGAGAGGAAGTAAGAGTTCTGGGCATGGTGGGCTCTGGGGGGTAGCCGGAGACCAGGAATGAGGCCTTCTGGGTGTGGAAGGACAGAAACCCCTACCTCAGAGGTATCTCCCAAAAGTCCCTAATGGATTTGGATCCTGGTAACTAACTGCCTTTCTCTGAGTTTGACTGGAGAGGGATATGACTGCCCCCATTTTAGAGGTGCTGAGCGATTATGGGGCTCTCTGGGGACCCTgttcctctgtccctctgtcctttaggggtttctctctttttttggtcttGGTTTCTTCTGTCATTAAACCTTAACCCTTTCTGACCTTGGTATTATATACACCTGCCTTTTGGGAAAAGCAACTGTACTGCTGCACTGATCCAAACGCTTCTGTGTTGGCTACCTCAGGTATCCCCGAGAGACACAGAGAATGCCACAGTGAGCAAGGGacccacggagcagctgggcaggTGTTCCAGACCGTGGGAATGTGCCACAGTGAGGCAAAGGCAGAAAccacagtgcctggaatgttCTAGGCTGCCAGCTCCAAGTAGAGGAGAAGCCACAGGTCACAGAACTCTTCAATGCCAAAAACAGAAAGGGAGGACCTGAGAGGCCATCCGGCAGAATCTCTGTTATGTTAGATGGGGAAAGcaaagcccagagagggcaggctCTAGGCCCAACAGCACACAGCAAGGCCCCTGCCTGTTCTTATTTCCTGCCCCCGCCCATCCCCCAATCAACCTGATCTTCCTTCTGATGTTTGAGTGGGCCACCTGGgatcctgcctcaggacctttgcactttcTGTTATTTCTGCCTAGAACGCTCTGCTCCCCGATCTTCCCACGACTGGCTCCTTCTTGTCaatcaggtctcagctcaagtgtcccctcagagaagccttccctgacctctgtAACTGAAGTAGCTCACACCCCCACCCCTATTATTCATCTTGGCGGGTTATTTTTCCTTGTAGCAATTATTACTGTAGAAAatgaccttatttatttatttacctatttattggTTATTATCCCCATACCTGTCCTGTTCTCTGCTGtacccccagcacctagaacagtgcttgacacacacAAGGTGCTTAGTAAATAGTTAATTCATTAATCAGTGGCAGAACTAGGGCTGGAATTTAGGTCATCAGCCTCTTGCCACAAGACAGGGAAAAGGTGTGAGATGGGGGGAGAAACAAGTACCTCATGGGAGAGGAAGCTCCTGTCTGAGGTCAGGGGACCTGGGAAGCAAACACAGCTTTGCCACTGTCACTCCGGGTGACGTGGGCCAGTGCCTTATTTTCCCACCTGTGAAATGAAAGGGCTGGACAAGAACCGTAAACGCTTCCGAGATCCTGTTTCCTCTGACAGCTGAACGCAAGGGTAACCAGTCTGAGGGGTGCTTCCACCACATCTACCTTGAGCTCCCACCACCGGCACAATCTGTGCCATCAAAGTTGAGATGGCCAAGATGGGGAAGAGCATTTGGCTCTATACTGAACGGCTCCAAGCATTGTCCTCAAAGCTCTTCCGGCCTTAGGAGAATGTCCCTCATCCATATCTGCAATACCCAGTACGACGCTGGCTCCTCCTCAAGTCCAGCGTTCAAGCATCTCCATCAAGCCTGCCTGCCACGTGCAGGGGCAGGAGGCGCGCAGAGCCgtgctgtccagtagaaacaGGATGTGAGCTACACGGGTAGTTTCACATGTTCTAGTAGCCacgttaaaaaaggaaaaggaaacaggtgAAACTAATTCTAATATGTTTTacctcaatatatccaaaatattatcatttcagcatGTAATCAGTATAGGAAACTACTAAtgagatatttcacattctttttacgctaagtctttgaaatctgctgtgtatttctcacagcacatctcaattcagatgataaattttcatcagaaatatcTGACCTCAATTTAGACTTCAGAAAACTCATATTTGGAGAAGTCGATTCATATACCCAAGTTGTCCCAATTATCTTGGATAGTTTTCCAATAACTGAGATGAGTagcaattttttaattaatcagaAGTAACTAAAATGTAAACTTCAGTTTCCCCGTTGCACCAGGCACACGTGGTGAGTAGCCACTGTGTTAGACAGCACAGCCCTAGAACACTTCCCAttatcacagggaactctgtgCACATTGCTCTAGGGTCAGACAGCCCTTTGACTGACCAtgggggtgaccttgggcaagtcactcagcaAATGGcatctacctcacagggtcaTGGTGAGAATTCAGTGTATGCACGTATGTACATGCATTCTCtctcgtgcacagcaacgaacTTGCAGCCCCTCTTGGAATCTGGCACACTGGGAGCCCGAACGGTAGTTTCACCCCCATGCCTTTGCTCGGAGtgccctcctctcttcctgccgCTTTGCCACCATCTCTGACTTGGTCCCGTCTGACATCTCTGCTCTCTACGTGTCTCTGTTCCAAATTCCCTCTGCCCTCATGCCAATGGGAATCATGCCTGAGATCAAATCTGAGAAAGCAAGACCCAGTTTTGTTTTCACGTGTCGCTGTCCGTTGTGGGGTGTGCTGATTGTGTTTGTGTAGTTGTATATTGGCACTCTTGGGTGTCACGACTATCTTTTAGAGTGGTTGCCTTTTAAATTATGACTTTTAAAGGGATTGAATTTTAGGCTCTGTAGAGGCAGCAAGTTGCTAGTGAGGCATCTGTCTCTGGGAGCATCCAAGCAGAAAAGACTAAGGCTCCCTTTTGGATGGATTGCTGGCTGCCATCAGGGTGTATCTACAAGGCACCTGCAGGCTGGAAGGCCCTTGAAGGCAGAAATTCAAGGAAAAGTATGGTGAATCTTGGCGTTGCCATTGCCAGAAGCAGAAGAGGCACAAAAGCCTCATGACCTTAGCTGAGTTTCATACTTGTCTGGATAATGGTGGAGAGACGTGTGTCCACTGAGGTAGGAAACCATGAAGGCGGGTGAATCAAGGGTGGGTTGACCTGTGGTGCTTTTTGGAGGAGTgaataaaaaagtagaaattctATTGTGTGTCTGTTCTTTTGGggtttaaagaggaaaaaagatgctTGGGATTTTGACTGGAGCTGGAAGCCTAGACTCCTGGGTCCCTGGAGAGGAGAGACAGTGGGGGTCTGTGCAGGAGAGAATCCCTTGGGCTGGAATTGAGAGACTTTGAGTTTTGCCACCCTGGAGGGGCTGGAGCGGACTATTCATTGTTTACACCTTGGGGGCTGTGATGGTAAACGTCGTAGCTCCGGAACCAGCTTGGCCCATCAATGCCCCCAGTGTGTTCAGCTTCTCTGCAGCCCTGCCCTTGGATTGTCCCTTCTCATGCCGACTCTAGACCTGGTCATGGGATCTGCTTGGCTACTGAGACAACAGCAAAGATGATGGGCAGAGGCTTGAAAAGTGCTCGTGCATTGGGACTTCCTCTCTTGCTACCCGGGGGACCCCTGTCACTGCCACCACATCAAGAAGTCCaggctagggaattccctggtggtgcagtggttaggactcggcgctttcacttccggggcatgggttccattcccggctggggaactaagatcccgcaaaccccacagtgtggccaaaaaaaaaaaaaaagaagtctaggCTAACCTGGTGATAAGAGACATGTGGCCCAGTCAGCCCTGACACCCCAACCAGTGTCAACTCTCTGAAAGAGAGCTGCCTAGCTGACCAGCAGCTGAACCCAGCAGACACCAGAAGAACCATCACCCAGCTGATCCCAGACCACATTGCCAACCGATTATTCTAAGCAAATAAGGTTTGGAGGGGCTTGTTACGTAGCAAAGGATAACTGATACAGGCTTGTCCGCTCTCTCTGTGATGTGGTCTCTCTCCGCTCAGTGTGACCCAATTACTAAAATCTTAAGCTCTGCCACTTTTTAACTGCTACGACCACCAATGTGACattccttctctgagcctcagattcttctGAAAACAGGGATGAGAATAATAGCGCCTATCACATGGAGTAGTTgtgaagacaaaatgaaaaacagcccCAAGAGGTCATGGTGGCCATTCGTGCTGGTTATGAAATGTGTCTGGCGAGGCGGGGGCTGTGGTGGGGCATTCGGGGCCCGGACtgcacttcctcctcctctcccggTGGGGTTTGGTAGGGTCATGTGACTAGCTCCATCCAGTGAATTGTGTCAAGTCCCTTGTGGGTGGCAGCATTTAATCATCCATGTGAAACCTTCCTGGGCTCTCTCCTGTGCACAGAAATCGGCATTAAGTTGGTGACTGCTCCACAATTATGATGAGCAGAACGCCCTGTGGACGGTGCTAGACGTGGAAGGTCAAGGGtaaaccaatcttttttttttttttaaagattttttggatgtggaccgtttttaaaaagtctttattgaatttgttacactattgcttctgttttatgttttggttttttggctgcaaggcatgtgggatcttagttccccgaccagggatcgaacctgcaccccctgcattggaaggcaaagtcttaaccactggaccaccagggaagtcccttaaatcaACTTTTTGTGAATGGGTACTTCTTCAGCAAATaccactcctctccctcccactggAGGGGGAGTGTACTTCCCTGCTCCACTGATGTTGGCTTCGACTATATGATTTACTTCACTCCATGGAATGTTAGCACCCCCGACCTCAGCAGAGGCCTTTGGTGCACTTGGTTTTTGTGCCCCTGTGATCTGCCACGAGAAAGACATTAGCCAGGGAGCCGCTGATCTCAGAAGACTGTGAAATGCCATGGAGGAGAACTTGAATCCCCCTCCCAAACTGGACCCAAACCCATCAAAGCACAGCCAGAAGCAGAGCTGCCCCAGCCACCTACAAACccttagaaagaagaaagattgtTGTTACAATCTCAGTTTGGGGATGGTTTGTTACACAAGCATTACTACAGCATGAATTGACTAATATAACTTTGTTGCTTTAAACCACTGAGATTAGGGACTTGTTTGTTACTGTAGCATAATCGATTCTGTCCTGACTGATGCCAGGGTCTAGCACCTGCCAACTAATGGCCACTCAGTAAGTGGCAGCTATTAG from Balaenoptera musculus isolate JJ_BM4_2016_0621 chromosome 19, mBalMus1.pri.v3, whole genome shotgun sequence includes:
- the IRGQ gene encoding immunity-related GTPase family Q protein isoform X1, producing the protein MGVVLLCTGVRNDDVASLPCRTDLSLVRKCVRRSWRARALAPSLFKVRRPWRSERPSAALRRRCKGPCPRGYAFKTHPLLKGMTSAMPPPRGDVTVLFLGPPGSGKSALIAALCDKDVETVEIPDGRPDSGLPSLRAAGPGLFLGELSCPPAAPGPWAAEANMLVLVLPGPEGNEEPLAPALGEAARAALARGTPLLAVRNLRPEESQHVAQARDHTAARLDSAGLGAAALFVLQTDCRSSDGCEELERLRAALRSQAEALQRLLPPAQDGFEVLGAAELEAVREAFETGGLEAALSWVRAGLERLGSARLDLAVAGRADVSFVLNMLLGLDPDDPGAVPASAPAEPMPYPAPERPNVVLWTVPLGSAGTAAAPHPTHYDALILVTPGPPTEKDWAQVRPLVLPDTPLVCVRTDGEGEDPESLDEEEKSGESLGNAGGGGFENARSEGREKRGPGSHKAGSGEGSEDAGSESLKPVGVGVKKPGSGDSERAAALSPEDETWEVLEEAPPPVFPLRPGGLPGLCEWLRRALPPAQAGALLLALPPTSPRAARTKAAALRAGAWRPALLASLAAAAAPVPGLGWACDVALLRGQLAEWRRALGLEPAALARRERALGLAPGELAERTRFPGPVTRAEVEARLGSWAGEGTAGGAALGALSFLWPAGGAAATGGLGYRAAHGVLLQALDEMLADAEAVLAPQVPAQ
- the IRGQ gene encoding immunity-related GTPase family Q protein isoform X2, with product MPPPRGDVTVLFLGPPGSGKSALIAALCDKDVETVEIPDGRPDSGLPSLRAAGPGLFLGELSCPPAAPGPWAAEANMLVLVLPGPEGNEEPLAPALGEAARAALARGTPLLAVRNLRPEESQHVAQARDHTAARLDSAGLGAAALFVLQTDCRSSDGCEELERLRAALRSQAEALQRLLPPAQDGFEVLGAAELEAVREAFETGGLEAALSWVRAGLERLGSARLDLAVAGRADVSFVLNMLLGLDPDDPGAVPASAPAEPMPYPAPERPNVVLWTVPLGSAGTAAAPHPTHYDALILVTPGPPTEKDWAQVRPLVLPDTPLVCVRTDGEGEDPESLDEEEKSGESLGNAGGGGFENARSEGREKRGPGSHKAGSGEGSEDAGSESLKPVGVGVKKPGSGDSERAAALSPEDETWEVLEEAPPPVFPLRPGGLPGLCEWLRRALPPAQAGALLLALPPTSPRAARTKAAALRAGAWRPALLASLAAAAAPVPGLGWACDVALLRGQLAEWRRALGLEPAALARRERALGLAPGELAERTRFPGPVTRAEVEARLGSWAGEGTAGGAALGALSFLWPAGGAAATGGLGYRAAHGVLLQALDEMLADAEAVLAPQVPAQ